In one Cydia strobilella chromosome 25, ilCydStro3.1, whole genome shotgun sequence genomic region, the following are encoded:
- the LOC134752832 gene encoding alpha-1,3-mannosyl-glycoprotein 2-beta-N-acetylglucosaminyltransferase-like — MRLYLKKFLVVGLVFLFIISVMFFFNGNEGPIVKKSVKVEDIETRINKLEEIMDNQLTESGKLLQMVVERIRKKEEGPKAEGVVNYLRAPDIAKAESKDTVLPVLVIACDRVTVKRCLDNLIKFRPSKETFPIIVSQDCGHNATYQVIRSFTDADPSITVVRQPDLSEIPLERTNIKYKGYYKIARHFKFALNHVFKTLGHEAVIIVEDDLDISPDFYEYFQGTYPLLLKDSSIWCVSAWNDNGKKQLVDLSRPELLHRTDFFPGLGWMLRADSWAELEPKWPKAFFDDWLRDPVNTRARACIRPEISRTYSFGKAGVSKGLFFDNHLRYIVLNSEFVEFTKRDLSYLLKENYNHNFTRYVYSLPETTAEEVMAGAAPAPSVRVSYSNPKTFHKSAKRLGLMDDFRSGIPRTAYRGVVQCSVKDRRVYLAPDFTWTQYDRTWE, encoded by the exons atgagaCTTTATTTAAAGAAATTCCTGGTAGTAGGTCtagttttcttatttattatatcGGTCATGTTCTTTTTTAACGGGAACGAGGGACCTATAGTGAAAAAAAGTGTCAAAGTAGAGGACATAGAAACTAGGATCAACAAATTAGAGGAAATCATGGACAATCAACTGACTGAGAGTGGTAAATTGTTGCAAATGGTTGTGGAGCGGATTAGGAAGAAAGAAGAGGGACCCAAGGCGGAGGGTGTAGTGAATTATCTGCGAGCTCCTGACATTGCAAAGGCCGAGTCTAAag ATACAGTACTACCGGTGCTCGTGATAGCGTGTGACCGCGTCACCGTCAAGCGGTGTCTGGACAACCTCATCAAGTTCAGACCAAGTAAAGAGACGTTTCCCATAATCGTCAGTCAG GACTGCGGCCACAACGCCACATACCAAGTGATCAGATCCTTCACAGACGCCGACCCTTCCATCACCGTAGTCCGCCAGCCCGATTTGTCGGAGATACCCCTCGAACGTACCAACATCAAGTATAAGGGCTACTATAAGATAGCGCGGCATTTCAAGTTTGCGCTGAACCATGTGTTCAAGACTTTGGGACACGAGGCTGTGATTATCGTTGAAG ATGATCTTGACATTTCGCCGGATTTCTACGAGTACTTCCAAGGCACATATCCTCTCTTACTGAAGGATTCTAGCATATG GTGCGTGTCAGCGTGGAACGACAACGGCAAGAAGCAGCTGGTGGATCTCTCAAGACCAGAACTCCTCCATCGTACAGATTTCTTCCCAGGACTCGGCTGGATGCTGCGAGCGGACTCCTGGGCCGAGCTCGAACCTAAATGGCCTAAAGC GTTTTTCGACGATTGGCTCCGTGACCCGGTGAACACGCGAGCCCGTGCGTGCATCCGGCCGGAGATATCCAGGACTTATTCATTTGGCAAG GCGGGCGTCAGTAAAGGCCTGTTCTTCGACAACCATCTGCGCTACATCGTTCTCAACTCGGAGTTCGTTGAGTTCACCAAAAGGGATctcagttatttattaaag GAAAACTACAATCACAACTTTACAAGATACGTGTACTCCCTCCCTGAGACAACGGCGGAGGAAGTGATGGCGGGTGCGGCGCCTGCCCCCTCCGTGAGGGTGTCCTATTCTAACCCCAAGACGTTCCACAAGTCGGCCAAGCGGCTCGGCCTCATGGACGACTTTCGG AGCGGAATACCCCGGACGGCGTACCGAGGCGTAGTCCAATGCTCAGTGAAAGACCGACGCGTGTACCTCGCGCCAGACTTCACGTGGACGCAGTACGACCGTACGTGGGAATAG